AGCTCAATAACTGATCAGAGGCACTATCTCCTCATGCTTTGTTGAATCTAATCTACAGAGTTTCGGGAGTTCAGAGCAGGGAAGGACTTCTTTGACACATGTCGGTCACCAGAGGCCTGCTGCGAGCTCACTTTGCAGGTaaagtattatttttaaaagtggacctattatgcttttccttagtTTCGATGTTTGTATTAataattaaaggtgcagtgtgtaggatttagtggcatctagtggtgaggttgcagattgcaaccaactaaaTACAATCTGCCCCTCCAGCTCCCCTTCCAAGCATATAcagggatgtccaaactattccataaaggttcatgtgccttcaggttttcattctaaccaagcaggagcactccagccttgactcatttaatcaactgatctcagtcttcagacagttgattggtcaaatCATGTGTggtcttgattggttggaacaaaaatcTGCAGTCACATGACCCTTTATacaatagtttggacatgcctgataCAGGAGAACCCACAGTGGCCATGATAcgaaaaaaagcaaaagtccCTCTGTTTTTGGGTTGTCCATTCTGTGCTACcatagaaacatggcagtgcaagaTGTGGAAGAacacccactccctatgtagatataaagggctcattctacgGTAACAAGAGCACaacaattctttttttatttatttaggtaagtatacactaattaaaatcttttattccatttctgtcCGTTCCAGTAGATGCCACAAAATTCTACACACCAACAAATGACAagccacaaacacatttcatgtgTGTTATTCcctgttgtgtctttgtttttagcttttagttttaaatgtacTCCTTTCTTATCCCCTTTCAGCCTCTTAGACGTTATCCATTTGATGCTGCCATCATCTTCTCTGACATCCTAGTCGTCCCACAGGTAAGAACAATAGAACCAGGCTCATTGTTTAACATGTTCATCACGCTTATTATCTGTGATAACATTGGGGTATATGTAAGTGGGGTAATATAGTAGTCAGTAATAACATTGACTTTAAAAAGGAGTTTGTCTGTAGAGCATTTTAGCCTCCTTTTAGCttgatgtattatttttacaGCACAGAGATTAAGGCCCCATTTACACCTGATATCAATATgtgatctgtatctggataCATTATCAGGGTAATGATATCCGATCCACAcctaatgtgaaaatgtgttcgCCTTATCTCAATTGGGCCGCAGTGTGATCGGATCTCAGTATGCAAATAGACACGCTATCATTGCAGGTCAAGGGAGGCAAAGCCAGGAACAGACGTCATTCGCTTCTACatctttttgtacatttgttatAGCTGATTGTAGCTTTTGTAAAGCTGCCTtaaacaaacaggaagaggtAGAGCTAGCTGATTTttcaaattctttttttttcttatgaataCCGTCATGCTGTTAGGAtaatattcaattcaattcaaagcCTGGACATCTCCAAATGTGGTCAGGTAGATCTGATCCCAGCATGTTCAGAGAGTATTTACTCCTTTGTTCACGTGTATTTTCCTAATGTAGATAACCTATTCAAATACAGCattttaataccaggtgtaatGGTGCATTCCAGTGGGAATTTCTGAGTTCCTAGTTGGAAATTTCAATTAGAATGCCCTCTGAAGTCAGATTTCCGACTCGGAAAGTCAGATGAACATCAGCCGGCTccaacctcaaaatccaagatgctTCGCCCCGTGTATCAACaatgtgaaagttgtagtaatatcttgtttattagcagttttgtcttatttgtgtttcattatatcagttgtacacacagcactgtccaacttctatctgtggacatgttgctatggtgattgtatgcacaaaatacagcaaatattgtttttattaactgGTCTTggtgtgatgtttttttctgccccctagtggacAAAAAGTGATTCACGCACCTTTAAAGTCGTTTTACTGGACAGATACGTTATGTGATACTTGATGCAAAAATCACCGATATGAAAATCTGTATTTAATTATTACTAATATCTTGATGGGTTTGGTAGATTTGCTCatctgttgttaaaaaaaagtcattaatgTAATACTCAGTTTCGAAAGATGTTTTTCCATCTGTGTCAAATCTCTTATTGATCTTTATCCATCTTTGTGTTCATCTCCCTCCCTTCAGGCACTGGGTATGGATGTCCAGATGGTACCAGGTAAAGGTCCAACGTTCCCGGAGCCCCTGAAAGAGCCGGAAGACCTGCAGCGCCTACGGGTGAAAGTGGACGTGGGCAAGGAGCTGGGCTACGTTTTCAAAGCCATCACGCTGACCAGACACAAGATCGAAGGCAAAGTGCCGCTCATAGGATTCACTGGAGCTCCGGTGAGAGATGACAGACACGTTTAGATGTATTGAAACAGTTAGCTGCCAAAGTACAAACTACAATGACCTCAATTCTTTGCATCTTTGAATCTGAAAGGATAATTCTTAGTAGTTTGTAATCAGTTTTTGCTGTGTCCTTTCACAGTGGACACTGATGTCCTACATGATAGAAGGCGGAGGCTCGAACACCCACTCTAAGGCGAAGCGTTGGCTGTACCGGCACCCCGAGGCCAGCCACATGCTGCTGAAGATGCTGACGGATGTGATAGTGGAGTATCTGGTGGGACAGGTGGCAGCTGGAGCACAGGTCAGAACACATTGCCTTCAACACTGCAGttactttatgttttaaatatgaataaacactttatttagaGTTTCCTGCACTTTTAAACTTGAACTCAGTGCAGTGGAGTCAGACCAGATTTTTGCTTCCTGTTCCAATTTCTAAGCAGGGGGGGGGGTACTTTTTCTTCTTAGATTCCCTCCTGGCTGACTTAGCCGCATTCACTGTTCCCAAATTGTAAAAATTAgcaaggttttctttttttgcaccaACACTGATATACTTTGATTCATTGATTACATTGCTCTATCACTTCAGACAGCTGACACATCACACCTCATTATCAAGGTTGTAACCAGATGATGAGCCAACAGTGGGCTCACAGTTAAAATGCGATGCTTTTTATGCTGTGTGAACAGATGCTATAATTCACTACAGGAAGAGCTGaacatgtgctttttttgtaaTCTGACCTGTCATAATATGCTTTTTTAGACAATTGATGAAATCCTGGCAGATGTATCAGTCATACCTGAGAGACTCAGTGCAGAGTATTTCAGAGTTGGACATAAATACGATCTGCTGATGGAAGCAACTGCAGCACTCACTCCTTATGGAAACAGACCTGCTTCTCAGTATCAGCACAAAATACGTTTGAGGCAGCATTCTTCATTTTTgtcccccccctcccaaaataATTTGAGAACAGCTTGAGAGCCCAAAACTGGCTTATTACACAAAGTCTGGTCAATGTCATACGAGCATAGTACATTGTCTTTTTTACTGCAGTTGTTTCAGTATTTGGGGCAGCAGAGAGTCTGTCCTTCACTGTTGACCGGGATGCAGATCCCTGGTGGTAGATATTCtgcctgacctctgaccttcctGCAGAGGAATGTGACAAATGAgtgattattatttaaaggtgAACAGTGCTTCTGACATGATttattgaatatatttattaGTTCTCTGTTTTTATACAAGAACACAAAAAGtgacataaaacaaatataaaaatatacgTTAATGTGTCTATACACCAAATAcatctaaaatataaatgtatacaaCTATGTTAttgtataaatgttttaatcattttattcacactacatttttgttgtattgCATACAATGACAatgaagtgttttaaatgtgcacacacactcaccttaattaaaacattaaaggggaaaaaaagcttttcatcaTTCACTCAGCATGCACAGTGCATGTTAACACTCAAAGTGAATCACATAGACGTGTTCTCCTTCTGTTCTTTGAATAATGATTTAGATGTGAGTTGACAGCAAAGTATAATTGTTTTCCTCTTATTGGGTTAAACAGGTTGTAATTATtcaacaatatattaaaaagttaaagCGTTTTAAGATTAGTTGTTCATTATTGTCACAAGGAGTaaaacgtgtgtgtttgtgtgtgtgtgtcttgtgtcCAGGCTCTGCAGGTGTTTGAGTCCCACGCTGGCATTTTGGGTCCAGCGGAGTTTAAAGACTTCTCTCTGCCTTACCTTCGAGACATCGCTCGCCGTGTCAAAGATACACTCAAAGAGAAAGGACAGGACGTCCCCATGGTGAGAGACAGCATTCATATATGtgcccacaacacacacacacacacacacacacacacacacacactaagactGTAGTACATGTTCACATTTTCACGTTTCGTCACCTCTAATAATGTACAGTTGCATCAGCGTCCAATCTGCAAACGaggtgatttatttatatatctgttGTATTATTCAGTTTATTCTCTCGTTATAATGACCTGCTATATTAGTTTCTATACTGTGTTCTATTCTTGTCGTCACTCTGTTGCTTCAACAGTTCGGTTTCCCCAGGAGGGATCATTAGAGATTCATCCAGTCTGACGTAAATCACTGTTCCACTTTATCACCAGTAGGTGGCAGTGTTTCACCAAAGATGGATCGTGCTGCTCTGTGCAAAAGTTCCCTCAAAAATCTGTTAACTTtgatttctgtgtatgtgtgttctaGATTGTGTTTGCAAAGGATGCTCACTACGCTCTAGAGGATCTGTCTCAGTCTAATTATGAGGTGGTCGGACTTGACTGGACTATTGACCCACGATCAGCAaggtaacacatacacacacacagagctatgTTGACTTTACTACTGATATCTTCCCAATATTACATAAAAGGTTTTCTTGTTTCTTAGTTGTCAACATGGCCCAAATTACTTCTGTTACTACTTTTCTGCActaaagtctgttttaaaaatgcagaaattTGTCAAATTTCAACCAAAGCTGGCTCTTCCTGTTTTAGTTTGAGAGATTTGAAGCATTACGTCTCTGGAATGtcaaaatgaatagaaaagctGTAGCCTCTTGAAACTCCAGCATCATTGTCAGGCAGCGAAAAAAGAAAAGGGCTTGAAGCGAAGTTGAACTGAATGCATGTCGGGGACGGAGGCGTAATCACAGAGCATACTGTTCTGTTCTCCTTGAGGAGCAGGTTAACCATTACTGACCTCTCCCTCGTCCCCGGTTTGTCACTCTGTGCTGGATTTAAGTCAACAAACATTTTGTTTCCTGGTCTGCTCATTAAATACTTAACTGGTTGGTTAAAGGattactctgtgtgtttgtgtgtttgtgtgtgtgtgtgtgtgtgtgtgtgtgtgtgtgtgtgtgtgtgtgtgtgtgtgtgtgtgtgtgtgtgtgtgtgtgtgtgtattcagggAGCGCACAGGAGGGAAGGTTAGCCTGCAGGGAAACATGGACCCATGTGCTCTCTATGCTCCAAAGGTAACCACCCCTCCCACTTTGGCTAAGGCTTACAATCTATTTTTCTCTACTTTTCtatgtgtattttgtttttctgtgtatgaTCCATCGGTCAATCTCTTTACTTTTCTCAAaattcttcttctactactgcTATTTTCAGCATCCTGCATACATGCTGCGATTGCCATTCTAATCCCATTATACCATATGTATATTTGAAGTGGCATAACTCATTTTGACACAGTACCATTAAAATACACAGTATGAAAGTTTACAATTCTTTAACCAAAATTCATAAGTGCTCATCCTCTAACTCCGTTTCTAAAGTTTTAGTATCAATTGATTGATTTCTGTCCACTTTCTTCCTCCAGGAGCGCATTTCAGAAATCGTGAAGAAGATGGTGGAGGGATTCGGAACCAGGGGCTACATCGCCAACCTGGGTCACGGCCTTTACCCTGACATGGACCCGGAGAACGTCGGCGCCTTTGTCGAAGCTGTTCACCAACACTCAAAACAAATGATCAAACAAATCTAAAACTGAATCATGTCTGCTTGTGTGTAAGCTAAACAAAACTGATGTTggtgatgataaaaatgtacaattatgcattattttattaaaaactgtgaaaagaaataagttgctgatgttttaaattaaattcctTCAAATTTAGTTGATTCCACAGAGttgtacattttcaaaaagggaTTCTAAACCAAGGAGGAAAcaaatggtaaaaaaacaatGTCTTGATATTCAATATAAACcacaaaaatcatgtatgtTGCTACATATTCCCTTCACTCATGTCTAGTGGAGACTTTCAGGATAAACAAGATGTTGGTTTTCTAAGACAAGATTTTCTATTAATCTAAAATATCTTGATCTGACCAGGAGTGGATTATGTATTTGGATTGGAAAGGGTTGACCTCATTCTTGCAAGTACATGtgcaatacaaacacatttgaagTTGTAAGAGATCCTGTTTGCATTCATGTTGAATCTGTTCAGTAATGGATGAAAACAGCGTTGACTTGTTGAtggaaaaacattcatttagatATTTGTCATCCAACCAAACtctatattattatgttacacTGCGTCATCAATCAAAACTGGGCCCTTCATCAAGACAAGTAGCTTCTTTGTCAAAGGTTCTACGTTTCCGAACAAACTGCTGAGAAAACAGAAGCTGGTGATTTGGCGAATGAATTTCAGCAAGGGACACACGACTGCAGTTATATAATCAGT
This genomic interval from Scomber scombrus chromosome 11, fScoSco1.1, whole genome shotgun sequence contains the following:
- the urod gene encoding uroporphyrinogen decarboxylase, with amino-acid sequence MSKNELILPKDFPQLQNDTFLRAARGEETEHVPVWCMRQAGRYLPEFREFRAGKDFFDTCRSPEACCELTLQPLRRYPFDAAIIFSDILVVPQALGMDVQMVPGKGPTFPEPLKEPEDLQRLRVKVDVGKELGYVFKAITLTRHKIEGKVPLIGFTGAPWTLMSYMIEGGGSNTHSKAKRWLYRHPEASHMLLKMLTDVIVEYLVGQVAAGAQALQVFESHAGILGPAEFKDFSLPYLRDIARRVKDTLKEKGQDVPMIVFAKDAHYALEDLSQSNYEVVGLDWTIDPRSARERTGGKVSLQGNMDPCALYAPKERISEIVKKMVEGFGTRGYIANLGHGLYPDMDPENVGAFVEAVHQHSKQMIKQI